CACGACGCGGTGCAATTGTAGATGAAATAGCAGGACTACGAAAACTGTTAGTATCTTTTGGTAAATACGGTTTTATAATTCACTACGTTATTCTTGAAGATGATGTGATTATTTTACGCATCTATCACGGTCGAGAGAATAGACCTATTTAGTCAAACTGTAATTGAATCCCTATGTTAAACCTCACCAAAATTCAAACCCTAGCTCAAGAATACAGTCCCCAGGAACTTTTTGCAGCTTTGGTATGGCAACGTCGCTTTAATGAGTTTAATGGGGAGGAGGTCATTAAGGATCTTAGCGAAAATTCTCATCTATGGGCGAGTTTTTTGTTTACCAAACCGATTTTTGCACCAGATGAACATGGTTTAAGTTTTGGTGGTTTGGTGGATACTTTATTAGCAATGGCAAATTATCGCCCGATGCCAGAATCAAGTATTTAGTTTAAATAACAAAAATATAGTCATATATAGTCAAATCTACTCATTTGTGTGACAACGGAGAAATGAAACTATAGATTGAAAAGAAAAAACAAAAAAAGCGAGCGTATTGTTAAGCATCTGGAGTCACAATGAATGCTATTAGTTGAACGACA
This portion of the Anabaena sphaerica FACHB-251 genome encodes:
- a CDS encoding type II toxin-antitoxin system RelE/ParE family toxin, which encodes MSEIVWTETATNDLNRHYDFLSTNNPDGAARAVQAIVSAGESLQQNPRRGAIVDEIAGLRKLLVSFGKYGFIIHYVILEDDVIILRIYHGRENRPI